A genome region from Solanum pennellii chromosome 12, SPENNV200 includes the following:
- the LOC107007168 gene encoding elongation factor Ts, mitochondrial, with product MVFYRGVKRPIAIIYKSLNSSICSGHDYSTLTRYGNSIAKSGGYFHQHGNGPRSCAVSIRRYSAEISSSEQMNLIKQLRERTSAPIKEVKAALVTSNWDIEAAQKDLRKRGIVLASKKSSRTAAEGLLALAQNERKAAVIELNCETDFVARNEIFQYLALSLAKLALLLEGSQQSFAAFPIGHLEELKLNLDHPKLSGEKSVQNAITEVAAMMGENVKLRRGFAMSAPSLGVISTYLHTSPQPGVGRIAGILSLEVEDKNVSEDALQRVGSELAMHVVAAKPLFLTKEDVSSDALSNEREILKSQAESSGKPQIAVEKMVEGRLRKYFEEVVLMEQKFIVNDTMNVKTLLSNLSKDVGSPVKIGSFLRMEVGEGLQGLEASNETEPLANAA from the exons ATGGTGTTTTATCGTGGTGTAAAACGCCCTATTGCGATCATATACAAGAGTTTAAATAGTTCTATATGTAGTGGACATGACTACTCTACTTTGACACGTTATGGAAATTCCATTGCTAAGTCTGGAGGATATTTTCACCAACATGGGAATGGACCTAGATCATGTGCAGTCTCTATTAGGAGATATTCAGCCGAGATTTCCTCTTCTGAGCAGATGAACTTAATAAAACAGCTGAGAGAAAGAACAAGTGCTCCCATAAAAGAAGTTAAAGCTGCTCTTGTCACTAGCAATTGGGATATCG AGGCTGCTCAGAAAGACCTAAGAAAAAGAGGGATAGTTCTTGCATCAAAGAAGTCTTCTCGAACTGCTGCTGAAGGGTTGCTTGCCTTGGCACAGAATGAAAGGAAGGCAGCTGTGATTGAACTAAACTGTGAAACAGACTTTGTTGCAAGGAATGAAATTTTTCAATACTTG GCCTTATCATTGGCGAAATTGGCATTGCTGCTTGAGGGCTCACAACAGTCTTTTGCTGCTTTTCCTATTGGACATCTGGAG GAGTTGAAGCTGAACCTTGATCACCCTAAATTGAGTGGAGAAAAAAGTGTTCAAAATGCAATAACTGAAGTAGCTGCAATGATGGGGGAGAATGTCAAACTAAGAAGGGGATTTGCAATGTCTGCTCCATCTCTTGGTGTGATATCAACGTATCTACATACAAGCCCTCAACCAG GTGTTGGACGTATTGCCGGAATTTTATCACTTGAAGTAGAAGATAAGAATGTCTCAGAAGATGCACTTCAGCGTGTTGGATCAGAATTAGCTATGCATGTAGTTGCTGCAAAGCCATTGTTCTTAACAAAAGAAGATGTTTCCTCTGATGCGCTAAGCAATGAACGCGAGATTCTCAAATCTCAG GCAGAGAGTTCTGGGAAGCCTCAGATTGCTGTAGAAAAAATGGTTGAAGGTCGTTTGCGCAAGTATTTTGAGGAAGTGGTTTTGATGGAGCAgaaatttattgtgaatgacACAATGAATGTGAAG ACATTGTTAAGCAATCTGTCCAAGGATGTTGGTTCGCCAGTTAAGATAGGAAGCTTTCTAAGAATGGAAGTTGGCGAAGGACTTCAGGG GCTTGAAGCATCAAATGAAACTGAACCTTTGGCTAATGCTGCTTGA
- the LOC107007169 gene encoding chlorophyll a-b binding protein 8, chloroplastic-like — protein sequence MATQALISSSSIASSTEAARQILGGRPFQSQIKKASFVVRATATPPVKQGANRPLWFASKQSLSYLDGSLPGDYGFDPLGLSDPEGTGGFIEPKWLAYGEVINGRFAMLGVVGAIAPEILGKAGLIPPETALPWFQTGVIPPAGTYNYWADGYTLFVLEMALMGFAEHRRFQDWAKPGSMGKQYFLGLEKGLGGSGDPAYPGGPFFNPLGFGKDEKSMKDLKLKEIKNGRLAMLGILGYFIQGLVTGVGPYQNLLDHLADPANNNVLTSLKFH from the exons ATGGCAACACAGGCATTGATCTCTTCATCATCTATTGCATCCTCAACAGAGGCTGCCAGACAAATTCTAGGAGGAAGACCTTTCCAATCTCAAATCAAGAAGGCTTCCTTTGTTGTAAGGGCTACTGCCACTCCACCTGTTAAG CAAGGAGCAAATAGGCCTCTCTGGTTTGCCTCCAAGCAGAGCCTTTCATACTTAGATGGCAG CCTTCCTGGTGATTATGGATTTGATCCCCTGGGACTGTCAGACCCTGAAGGTACTGGAGGTTTCATTGAACCAAAATGGCTAGCATATGGAGAAGTCATCAATGGAAGATTTGCTATGTTGGGGGTAGTAGGAGCCATTGCGCCCGAGATTCTTGGAAAGGCTGGTCTCATCCCACCAGAGACAGCCCTTCCATGGTTCCAAACAGGAGTGATTCCTCCAGCTGgaacatacaactattgggcagaCGGCTACACACTATTTGTACTGGAGATGGCACTCATGGGATTTGCTGAACACAGAAGATTCCAGGACTGGGCCAAGCCAGGTTCTATGGgtaaacaatattttttgggACTAGAGAAAGGCTTGGGAGGTTCTGGAGACCCAGCATACCCAGGTGGACCTTTCTTTAACCCTCTCGGGTTCGGAAAAGATGAGAAGTCTATGAAGGACTTAAAGCTAAAGGAGATTAAGAATGGAAGACTAGCTATGTTGGGTATCTTAGGTTACTTCATTCAAGGTTTGGTAACTGGAGTTGGACCTTACCAAAACCTCCTTGACCATTTGGCTGACCCTGCAAACAACAATGTCTTGACCAGCCTCAAGTTCCACTAA